The genomic segment TGACGAAACAATAATCTGGTCATAGAGGTCCCATGAATCGCGATACGCATAAGAACCTACGCCATCCATAAACAATTTGTACATCGGGTTAAACAGGTCGCCGGAAACAACTTTATCTTTGGAGGTTTTCGCATTGAGATATTTCCTGATGCTGGCATTATTCGGATTATCGTTAAGGTCACCCATGATAACAATTTTTACATCAGAGTTATTTTGTTTCAGGGAGTCAACAATATTTCTTGATAACATAGCTGCTGCTATGCGTTTCGGAGCGCTTCTTTTTTCGCCCCCGCGGCGTGAAGGCCAGTGATTAATCAAAAAATAAAATCGTTCTCCGTCAAGTTTTCCCCATACAAGCAGCTGGTCACGGGTAAGGAATGATTTATCAGATGTTGACAATGTATATGGTTTACTTCCTTCCTGAACAAAGCGGCTTTTCTGATATAGTAAAGCCACATCAACACCGCGTCGGTCAGGGGAATTATAATGAATAATGCCATAATTTTTTGCTTTTAGCGCGTCAGAATTGACAAGGTCTTCAAGGACGGTACGGTTTTCTATTTCTGAAAGGCCTATAATAGCAGGTCCATCAGGAACTATGTCCTGTCCGATTTTTGAAATAACTTCCGATAGACGCTGAAGTTTTAAATTGTATTTATCCAAATCCCATTTCTGGCTACCATCGGGTAAAAATTCCGCATCATCGGTAAGAGGGTCATCGTAAATGTCATAAAGATTTTCAACATTATAAAAAGCAATTATTGCTATCGAAAGCTTTTTATCCTGTGCATTTAAAAGGGATACTTGTAGAATTATAGTAACAAACAAAGTCAGTTTTTTAAGCATAAATAAAGTTGTTAACAATATATAAGTATCAAAATTAATCCTTTTGATTAAAAAAACTTTAAATTATTTTTTTTTGCCTTTAAATAATTATCTTTGTTTGGGTATATTTTCTGAATTTTATCCATGATAATAAATAATGAATTCTAAATATTACATATGAAAAAGGCATTATTGTTGTTTTTCCTGACATTTTTAACGGCAAATTATCTTATTGCTCAGAAAGCCATTATACAAGGCAAAGTAGTAGATTACACAGGAACCCCTATTCAAGGTGTGAATGTATCGGTGGGTGAAAAAAATACTCTTACCGGAACTGATGGTAAATTTTCAATAGAAATTGAGCAATATGCGCAGGTACGAATTATTTTTAGTGTTGACGGCTATGAATATAGGGCCATTAATTCAAATGTTGCATCTCCTGTTTTCAATCTGGGAATGGTTGAAATATCTTACTCCGGTCATAATAACTTCGTTTCAGATGGATATACAGATGCTGCTGCAGGAAGTGTGGTTTCGGAAGATGAAGTCAAAGACCAGTATGTTGCAGGTCTATTACATTCTTCCACAGATGCATTTGTTTCGGTATCAGGGTATACACTCAGTGCCGGTTATTTTCGCCCCCGTGGTTATGACAACGAATATTCAGAAGTATTAATCAGCGGGCTATCCATGAATGACCCCGAAACCGGCAGGCCAAGTTTTTCGGACTGGGGCGGGCTTAACGATGCCACGCGTTTCAAAGAAAGCTCTTACGGCCTTAGCCCGACACGTTTTTCTTTTGGCACTTTAATCGGTACACAGGATATTGATGTGAGGGCTTCTCACCAGCGAAAACAGATTAAGCTGTCGTACGCTTTTTCAAACCGGACATATCAGCACCGTGCCATGCTCACCGGTTCTACCGGCCTCATGAAAAACGGCTGGGCAGTAACAGCTTCCTTGTCAACAAGGCTTGGTAACCACGGATATGTTGAAGGAACCCCGTACGAGGCATATTCCTATTTTCTTTCTGTAGAAAAGAAGATCGGGAAAAAACATTTTATCTCATTTACGGGCTTTGGGGCGCCAGCAAAAAGAGGTATGCAGTCGGCTGCCGTACAGGAAATTTATGACATGCTGGAAGACAATTATTACAATCCAAACTGGGGTTGGCAGGAAGGGAAAGTCCGCAATGCACGTATAAGAAACAGCCATGAACCGGTGTTAATGTTGTCGCACTATTATGATATTAATGATAAAATAAAGCTCACAACAACATTTGGTTTCAGCTTCGGCAGGACAGGCACTACTGCTCTTAACTGGTACAATGCCGCTGACCCGCGCCCTGATTATTACAGGTACCTTCCAAGCTGGCAGGAAAATGTTGACCCGGAAACAGCTGCAGATCCCCTCTTGGTTCAGGATATTATCAATGCATGGAAAACAGATGAAAATGTCAGGCAAATTAACTGGAATGAGTTGTATCAGATAAATTATCTTAGCTATCTCAGTGGTGACCAGGCAAAATATATCCTTGAAGAACGCCGTCTTGACCACTGGCAGGAAGCACTTTCATCACACCTGAATTACGAAATTAACAAACATATATTTTTCAGCGGAGGGTTGAATATTAACCTATATAAAAGCCGTAACTACAAAGTCATAAATGATATGCTTGACGGAATGACAGACGTAACTACGGGAGAGCCTTACACAGGCTACTGGATTGATGTTGACCAGTACTCTGAACGAGACTTTCCTTCAGATACAAATATGTTACAAAACGACTTAAATAACCCCGGGGAGAAAAAATATAAAGGAGATGTTTTCGGGTATGACTATGATGTGCATATTAATTCTGCAAACATTTGGGCGCTTAGTGAATTTTCTTTTAATCACTTTGATTTCTTTGCTGGAATTAAACTTTCCGGTACACAGCTGTGGAGAGACGGAAAAATGAAAAACGGACGCTTCCCTGATGATTCATACGGGAAGTCGGCAAAACATAGCTTTTTCGACTACGCTGTTAAAGCCGGTGTTACTTATAAACCAACCGGCAGACATTATATTGCACTTAATGGCGCTTACATGACTATGGCCCCGTCTTTTAACGACATTTATATCTCGCCAAGGGTAAGAAATACAGCCATAAGCGACATTAGACCCCGAAAGATTTTTAGTACTGATTTGAGTTATATTATCCGTTATCCTGTTGTGAAAGCCAGGCTTACCGGGTTTTACACACAATTCTGGGATGACACCAAATACAATAGTTTTTATCATGATGACCTACAGACTTTTGTTAACTATATGATGGTGGGTATAAACAAAACGCATATGGGTATTGAATTAGGTGTTGAAGTGAAAATAATTCCAGAATTGTCAGTTGTTGCAGCAGGTTCTTATGGAGAGTACAGGTATTCAAATCAGCCGTCTGCGTTCATGTCTGTTGAAAATGGTTCGCAGCCTGATTCGACACAAAAAATCTATTGTAAAAACTTTTTTGTAAATGGCACACCACAAGCCGCAGGCTCTCTGGGTTTGAAACTGGCTTATCCTGTAAACTGGATTAAAAATGTAAATGAGACATGGTATGCTAATGTCAATGCAAATATCTTTGCAAACAATTGGGTTGATTTTAATCCCAGCCGCCGCACTTCACAAGCTCTTGATGGTCTGATGCCCGATGACCCGCAAATTATTACTATTACTGAGCAACATCTGGCATACGAAAAACCCCAGTTTACACTGGATGCGTCTTTAGGCAAAACATTTGCTTTTAAAAAGTACTATATCGGGATAAATGCCAGTGTCAGCAACATTCTTGATAATAAAAAAATGATTACCTCCGGCTATGAGCAGCTCAGGTTTGATTATGAAACAAAAAATATTGACAAGTTTCCTGCAAAATACTATTATGGCTTTGGCAGGACATATTTCATTATGATTACATTCAGATATTAAAATAAAAAATAAATTATAGGTTATGAAAACATTTTTTGAGATAAAAAAAGTATGGGTGCTTGCAATTATTGCTTCTATGTTAATTGCCACAAGCTGCAAGAAAAACTTTGATATTCCTCCGGTTGAAATACCGACTTTTACCTTACCTGATGGAGCAACACTCATTAACATCAGTGAACTGAAAGCCCGCCATACCGTTTTAGGTGCCCTTGATAGTATAAATGATAATGTTTATGTGTCTGGTATCGTTACAGCCAACGATGAATCGGGGAATATTTATAAAAGCCTTTATATACAGGATACTTCTGGTGGATTGTATATTGGCCTTGACCGGACAAGTCTTTATAATATTTTCAAAGTGGGTCAACAGGTGTTTATCAAATGCCAGGGTTTATTTTTGGGGGATTATGGAGGAATGACACAGCTTGGAGCTATTTACAACGGAGAAATCGGCCGGATTCCCGACATTTATATTGACCAACATTTGTTTCGCAATGGATTACCCGGGACAACGCCTGAGGCTGAATTGTTGACCATCCCAGCTATAACAGACGCTCATCTGGGAATGCTTATCAAACTTGAAAATATGAGCTTCGTTGAAGTGGGACAAACTTTTTCATTGTCAACAGGAACAACCAACCGTACAATTACTGATGGGGCAAATACTTTGATTGTAAGAACCAGCAATTATGCAAATTTTGCAGCCAATATCATCCCGGGGGGCATAGGCACCGTTTATGGCATACTGAGTGTTTTCAACGGCGATTTACAACTTTATCTGCGAGATTTAAACGACCTTAGTGGTTTTGATTTCAATGCTGCTATTGTTTTAAGCGAACCTTTTGCAACAGTTGGCTCTCTTGGAACTTTTTCACAATATAGTGTAACCGGAGCACAGGTATGGGCGCAGTCAACATATAACGATGATACTTTTGCAAAAATGTCAGGATTTTCAGGATCGGCAATCGATAACGAAGACTGGCTGATTTCGCCTTCTCTGAACCTGGATAATTTCACCAATGAAAAACTTAATTTCTTTACCATGATGAATTATGGCACAGCAGGCGATGGTTCCCTCCGCCTTTATTTCTCTACAGACTATTCATCCGGGAATCCCACGCTGGCAACGTGGACAGAAATCACCGGAATGACACTTTCATCGGGTGGATGGGTTAAAACTACTTCCGGGGATGTTGACCTCTCGGCAATAAACGGTACTAACGTGCATATTGCGTTTAAATATTTATCTACTACTGCCGGTGCGGCTACATGGGAGGTAGGAGGCATTTTGATAACTGGATCTCACAATTAATATAAATGCAATACTTTCAAAGGGGGTTGTTTTCAAAAGAATAACCCCTTTTTGTTGTGATAAAACCCGGTATAAAAACTTTGTAATTTTATGTTAATTCCTGAATAATGAAAAAACTATCCGGAAAAATTCTAATTGTGTTGTTTGGATTTTTATTACCGTTTGTTATCCAGGCACAGACATTGCTACCGGCATCCTGGGACTGCTCCCCGGAATCTATCCCGGACGGATGGACAACTAATATATCTGACTATTATGTTTCATCGGCTTATTATCATTCGCCACCCAATGCAGCAAAATTTGAAGCAACAGGGAAGTATATAACCGTTCATTTTGTTGACAAACCTGATAGCCTGAAATATTATTTACGCGGCGCCTCTTTTTCAGGGGGTACTTTTTCCGTTCAGCAATCACAAAACGGCAGTACATGGACTGATGTGAGAATTTTTACAAATGCCAATATTCCTAATAGCAGTTTACAAACTGCTCAGCCTTTTAAAGAAAAACTACTATCAGTAACACGTTATGTCAGGTTTATATATACAAACAAATCAGGTGGTAATGTGGCTGTAGATGATATTATGATTACACCATTACCCCCCGGCCCTGAGGCATACATAAAGATTAAACTGAATAATATTTTTATTCCATCGGGAGGTACAGCAGTTTACGGCAACGCTTCTCCGGTAAATTTTATAGTGATAAATCAGGGAACCGATTCCACTCTTAGGCTTAACTCTGCAGTTTTCAGCGGGGTAGATGCTTCGATGTTCTCTTGCCCGGATATTCCACTAAATATTCCACCCAATGACTCGGTATTCCTTGCAGTACATTTTAGCCCATCAGGAGCTTCAGGAACTAAAACAGCAAGTATAAGTATCAGCAACAACGACTCCGGCAACAATCCTTATATTTTGAACCTATGGGCTGTGAACGGATGTTGTGCTACCGAACCCACACAGGCAGCCACAAACCTCAATTTTTCGTATGTCAAATCATATAAATTCCGTGTGAATTTTTCTGACGGGACCACTCCGCCGGAAAAATACCTTGTACTGAAAAAATCTTCACCAATAACAGAACAACCACTTGACGGGCAAAGCTATCGGAAGGGGGAATATATAGGTGGCGCTCAGGTGTCTTATATCGGGCCTGCCGGATATTTTTACCCATCCAATGTAATAGCCAATACTCATTACTATATAAAAATATTTTCTCTTAACGGTTTTCAGGGGTATGAAAATTATCTTACTTCAGCCATAGCTGCGGCAGATACAACCACACCCGAAAATATGATAGAGGATTATTATGACAGCATTGATGAACTTTCACCAACATTATGGCAAGACCTTCATACACTTATCAACAACCATTATTCTCAATATTACAGCAATTACACCTCTTATCTTGTGGATAATTTTGAAAGCCGTGATACACTTACCGATGGATATTCAAGAAAAGTAATCACATGTGCTTACTCTGGAGAAAATTATGTGTACAGCGAACCTTTTGCTTTTCTGTATTTTAGCAGGGAGCATAATTTCTGCCAGAGTTGGATGCCTACCTCTAATGATGCCAACTTTACCGACTTTCCTGAATATAGTGACTATCACAACCTGATGCCAGTCAACCAGAATAAAATTAATGTGTACCGTCTTAATTATCCCCTTGGAAAAGTTGTTACAATTCAATATCAATATTTAGATGCAAAAAAAGGCCTCGATTCTTCGGGAAATGTCGTTTTCGAGCCCCGCGACAAGATAAAAGGTGATTGCGCAAGATCGATGTTTTATCAGATACTATGCTATGACGGTGTGAACGGAAACGACTGGTATTTGCCAACGGTTATTGATTCTGCAACAATGTATGGGCAGAACGAAAGCCTTCTGAAACAATGGAATTTACAAGACCCTCCGGATAATTATGAAATAGCCAGAAATGATTACATACATTCATTACAACAAAACCGTAATCCTTTTATTGATAAGCCCGAATGGGCGAACAAATTCGGATTTGGTGTGTATAGCGGCTTAGATGAAAATAAAAAGCAAACCGGAGATGTTAGAATATCACCAAACCCTAATGACGGAGCTTTTACGATATTTAACTATACTCAAAAAGATAGTTTTTTTGAGTTTTTCGAT from the Bacteroidales bacterium genome contains:
- a CDS encoding endonuclease/exonuclease/phosphatase family protein, with amino-acid sequence MLKKLTLFVTIILQVSLLNAQDKKLSIAIIAFYNVENLYDIYDDPLTDDAEFLPDGSQKWDLDKYNLKLQRLSEVISKIGQDIVPDGPAIIGLSEIENRTVLEDLVNSDALKAKNYGIIHYNSPDRRGVDVALLYQKSRFVQEGSKPYTLSTSDKSFLTRDQLLVWGKLDGERFYFLINHWPSRRGGEKRSAPKRIAAAMLSRNIVDSLKQNNSDVKIVIMGDLNDNPNNASIRKYLNAKTSKDKVVSGDLFNPMYKLFMDGVGSYAYRDSWDLYDQIIVSSTLTGKEYKSYKFIKAKVFNEQFLRQKTGTFTGYPWRTVAGGQYIMGYSDHFPVYAIFGREAE
- a CDS encoding carboxypeptidase-like regulatory domain-containing protein, whose translation is MKKALLLFFLTFLTANYLIAQKAIIQGKVVDYTGTPIQGVNVSVGEKNTLTGTDGKFSIEIEQYAQVRIIFSVDGYEYRAINSNVASPVFNLGMVEISYSGHNNFVSDGYTDAAAGSVVSEDEVKDQYVAGLLHSSTDAFVSVSGYTLSAGYFRPRGYDNEYSEVLISGLSMNDPETGRPSFSDWGGLNDATRFKESSYGLSPTRFSFGTLIGTQDIDVRASHQRKQIKLSYAFSNRTYQHRAMLTGSTGLMKNGWAVTASLSTRLGNHGYVEGTPYEAYSYFLSVEKKIGKKHFISFTGFGAPAKRGMQSAAVQEIYDMLEDNYYNPNWGWQEGKVRNARIRNSHEPVLMLSHYYDINDKIKLTTTFGFSFGRTGTTALNWYNAADPRPDYYRYLPSWQENVDPETAADPLLVQDIINAWKTDENVRQINWNELYQINYLSYLSGDQAKYILEERRLDHWQEALSSHLNYEINKHIFFSGGLNINLYKSRNYKVINDMLDGMTDVTTGEPYTGYWIDVDQYSERDFPSDTNMLQNDLNNPGEKKYKGDVFGYDYDVHINSANIWALSEFSFNHFDFFAGIKLSGTQLWRDGKMKNGRFPDDSYGKSAKHSFFDYAVKAGVTYKPTGRHYIALNGAYMTMAPSFNDIYISPRVRNTAISDIRPRKIFSTDLSYIIRYPVVKARLTGFYTQFWDDTKYNSFYHDDLQTFVNYMMVGINKTHMGIELGVEVKIIPELSVVAAGSYGEYRYSNQPSAFMSVENGSQPDSTQKIYCKNFFVNGTPQAAGSLGLKLAYPVNWIKNVNETWYANVNANIFANNWVDFNPSRRTSQALDGLMPDDPQIITITEQHLAYEKPQFTLDASLGKTFAFKKYYIGINASVSNILDNKKMITSGYEQLRFDYETKNIDKFPAKYYYGFGRTYFIMITFRY
- a CDS encoding DUF5689 domain-containing protein, producing the protein MKTFFEIKKVWVLAIIASMLIATSCKKNFDIPPVEIPTFTLPDGATLINISELKARHTVLGALDSINDNVYVSGIVTANDESGNIYKSLYIQDTSGGLYIGLDRTSLYNIFKVGQQVFIKCQGLFLGDYGGMTQLGAIYNGEIGRIPDIYIDQHLFRNGLPGTTPEAELLTIPAITDAHLGMLIKLENMSFVEVGQTFSLSTGTTNRTITDGANTLIVRTSNYANFAANIIPGGIGTVYGILSVFNGDLQLYLRDLNDLSGFDFNAAIVLSEPFATVGSLGTFSQYSVTGAQVWAQSTYNDDTFAKMSGFSGSAIDNEDWLISPSLNLDNFTNEKLNFFTMMNYGTAGDGSLRLYFSTDYSSGNPTLATWTEITGMTLSSGGWVKTTSGDVDLSAINGTNVHIAFKYLSTTAGAATWEVGGILITGSHN
- a CDS encoding endonuclease, whose amino-acid sequence is MKKLSGKILIVLFGFLLPFVIQAQTLLPASWDCSPESIPDGWTTNISDYYVSSAYYHSPPNAAKFEATGKYITVHFVDKPDSLKYYLRGASFSGGTFSVQQSQNGSTWTDVRIFTNANIPNSSLQTAQPFKEKLLSVTRYVRFIYTNKSGGNVAVDDIMITPLPPGPEAYIKIKLNNIFIPSGGTAVYGNASPVNFIVINQGTDSTLRLNSAVFSGVDASMFSCPDIPLNIPPNDSVFLAVHFSPSGASGTKTASISISNNDSGNNPYILNLWAVNGCCATEPTQAATNLNFSYVKSYKFRVNFSDGTTPPEKYLVLKKSSPITEQPLDGQSYRKGEYIGGAQVSYIGPAGYFYPSNVIANTHYYIKIFSLNGFQGYENYLTSAIAAADTTTPENMIEDYYDSIDELSPTLWQDLHTLINNHYSQYYSNYTSYLVDNFESRDTLTDGYSRKVITCAYSGENYVYSEPFAFLYFSREHNFCQSWMPTSNDANFTDFPEYSDYHNLMPVNQNKINVYRLNYPLGKVVTIQYQYLDAKKGLDSSGNVVFEPRDKIKGDCARSMFYQILCYDGVNGNDWYLPTVIDSATMYGQNESLLKQWNLQDPPDNYEIARNDYIHSLQQNRNPFIDKPEWANKFGFGVYSGLDENKKQTGDVRISPNPNDGAFTIFNYTQKDSFFEFFDIMGKRIFATNLKSGFFQKIKLQELNSGIYLYKVKDKLNFFETGKIIILK